From Solanum stenotomum isolate F172 chromosome 2, ASM1918654v1, whole genome shotgun sequence:
ATTCTTGCATAGCAACAGGTGGTCCTTCAGATTCTCTTTTCTCGCGAACCTGGAGACATTCTGCTTCAGCCTTATCCTTAAGCTCCTTCAAATGGATGGATAAGTTTCTGAACTCTTCGGTTTTCAAGGCCTGCTCAGAGAGCTTGTGAGTTAGCTCATAACACTTGTGGGTGAGCTTATTACATTGCAACTGCAAGGTGACCATTTCATCTTTGTTGTTCTCCTGTAAGATCCTGTAGGGGTGCAGGCCATCTAATTTGCCTCGGAGCACAATCACCATGATCTCCAGTTCCTCCTTGCAAAGTGACAAGTAATTAAGTTCTTCTTCAGCATTTGCCAGCTCGCTCTTCAACTTCTCCACTTCAAGAGCATGATGATTATTAGTTTCGAGGAGAGAATCCTCCAATATTGTCATCTCCTTTTTGTATTCCTCAAGTTTCACTGTGTTAACATACTTGGCATCTGAAAGAACATTATTTTGAGCAATAGAAGCTTCTAAGTCAGATCTAACAGAAGAAAGAGATCTTAGCAACTCCTTGTTTTCTTTAATTGAACAAGCCTCACTTGCAAGGCATTGATTCAAGTTGGCCTGTAAATCATGACATCTCTTCTGAAGCTCGGCAGTGGACCCATCCGATGATTTAAGCTGCCGCACCAATTCCAGATTAAGTGTTTCACAGTGGCTCATGGCAACTGTGAACTTAACATCAGAAGCTATGGCATACTCTTGTATTTCTAGCATGTGCCTTTTAAGATCAGAAATATAGGAAACCTCTAGCTGAAGTTTTTCCATTTGCTTACTACGCTGCTGCAAAAGATGGTCAAGTCTAGATTTCTCCGTTCCTAACTCTGATGCCAACTGCCTGAAATGCACCAGATCACCATTTTGCTTTTCCAAATCCAGCAACTTCTCATTCTTCTCGTTCAATTGAGAAGTAAGATCTCGCACTGAGCTCTCTAAACCAGAAACACAGGACAAATCATTCTGAAGCTTAGCCACATGCTCATCACGCTGCAGCACAAGTTGGTCAAGTCTACATTTCTCCACTTCAAAATCTGCTGCCAGCTGCCTAAAACTTACCAGTTCAGCATGTTGCTTTTCCAAGTCCAGTAACCTGTCATGCTTCTCATTCAATTGAGAAGTAAGATCTCTGACCGAGCACTCTAAACCAGAAACACAGGACAACTCTTCCTGAAGCTTTGCCACATGCTCATCACGCTGCTGCAAGAGCTGATCAACTCTAGATTTCTCCACTCCTAACTCTGATGCCAGCTGCCTGAAATGCACCAGCTCAGACAGCTCAGCATTTTGCTTTTCCAAATCCAGTAACCTGTCATTCTTCTCGTTCAGTTGAGAAGTAAGTCCTAGCACTGAGTCCTCTAAACCAGAAATACAGGACATCTCTTCCTGAAGCTTAATGATATGTTCACTGCGCTGCTGCAAAAGCTGATCATGTCTAGATTTTTCCACTTCTAAATCTGATGCCAGTTGCCTGAAATGCACCATTTCAGCATTTTGCTTTTCCAAATCCAGTAACCTGTCATGCTTCTCATTCAATTGAGAAGTGAGATCTCTTACAGAACCCTCTAGACCAGACACACAGGATAACTCCTGCTGCAGCTTTGCTGCATGCTCATCATGCTTCTGCAAAAGATGACTAAGTCTAGATTTCTCAATCTCTAACTCTGATGCCAGCTGCCTGAAATGCACCAGTTCAGCTATTTGCTTTTCCAAATCCAGTAACCTGTCATCCTTCTCATTCAACTGCAAAGTAAGATTTTGCACTGAACCCTCTAGTTTATCTTTAAGACCTCTCTCAAGTTGCAATTCATCTTGCAACTTGTCTCTCAGATGACTAACTTCTGACGTAAGCTTGGCAAATTCCTCAGACTTGTCATGTAGAGAGGTCATGAGATCCTCCTTCTCTTGTACTAGTTCAGAAATGGTTAAGTCATTCTGCTCAAGCTCAGTAGCTATAGAGTCTAAACCAAAGATCTCTCGAGAAATATCCCCATTCTTCGAGACTAAATTTTGTAGCTCGACTTCAAAGGCAGCAAGATCATCCAGAAGCTCCCTGTTCTGTTGTGCATACTTTTCTTCAACTTCAGAGTTAAGGTGAAGTTTGTTGGTCACAGATTCAAGTTCAACCTGAAGTTTCTCTACGAGGGCAGTTGACACATCAAATTTAGCTACCATACTCTGTATATCTTTTTTATACTTTTGCTTCACGCAAATTATTTCTGATCTACTAGCATTCAAAGACACCTCAGCAACTGATTTTTCACTTTCTAGATTTTGCTTCTCCTGcataagatgaagaatcttgcTAGACACACTATACTGCACCTCTTCCAGTTGCATGGTGAGACCTCTTATATCCCTGAGCTCCAACTCATGGGAAGAGGAATTGCATAGAAGAGATAGTTCCTTCTCATAAGAAACCAGCATACCAGCCAACTTACCCTGCACAAAGCTAATATCTTCATGAAGATTTTCATTTGAGGAAGCCAAGCCCTCTGAGTTGGCTCTGACAGTTAGCAAATCATCCTTCAGAAGTGAAATCTCATCTTGAAGCCTACTGTTGTTCAACAATTCCTGCTTCAATGAAGTGGAGAGTGCTATATTTTCTTCCACACAAGCTTCATATCTATTCTGAGCTTCCGTATGTTGCACCATGATTGCTTCCAATTCCATGACCTTCTCAGTGAGGAGACAGTTTGCCTTTGAAAGACTCACGAGTTCAGCTTCCAAAGATTGATTCTGCAGAACAAGATCGCTGCATCTGAGGATGCAACTTGCTTTCTCCTCATGCAAAATGTGAACATCTTCCAAAGCAGCCTGCAATCTTATAGCCATCTGCTCCTTGTTGAAATTTGAAGCCTCCAAGTGCTGAGCAAGTTCATACATATCTCTTTTCATCATTCCAGCATTAGCATTAGCTTCAAACACAGTTTCAAGTAAAACTCTGGAGAATATATCCAAGTGCAAGTTAACTGAATGCATTTCACcaagttcttcttcaaccttcctGTAAAGCTCCTCCTGCAAGCATAGTGATCTTTTCAAGTCATCAGTAAGGACATCTCCATTGAGTGTTAGTTTCCTTGCAATCACATGTTGATCCTTAGACCGCAATTGCTCGGTATTATCATATTCTTCTAAATTCTGAACAACATCTGCATACCCAaggaattgtgattgtgaaggTTCTGGGATCGCTTGCTTGATGAGGTTCTCATTAGTCTCAAACATGGACACAACCTGTGAGGAAAGAAGCTCCAAATCCTTTTGCAGCTTATCTACTGCAATAGAATAATTCAAGCGGGCTCTTTTCAGAGCTGCTTCTGAAGTAGCGGCTCTTCTCTCAAGCTCCTTATTAAGTGCATCCAAATCACGTCTCTCATCAGCAAGCTGTAACACACGTTGACTCATATCTTGTTGCATTAATTCCATTTCAGCTTTGCTACTCGATATGGTATAAAGGCAAGTTGAATGTTCATTCCTTAGATTCTGCAACTCTGCCAGCATTTGCTTCTGATTTTCCTCGAGCTCTTGGACAAGagcttcatagtaacactccatctgatccatttttctcaacagaTTTTCCCTTTCAACCTTCGCCTCATCCACTTCTCTTACCAGATCAAAAATTTTGGCTTTCATTGCATCAATAGCAACAGTGGAATCAGTTCCTTGAGAAACCAGAGGAGGTATGCCAATATGATGAAGCAAGTTTTCTGGTGTACAAAGATCCAATTCCAACCCAAGCCCTGGCAACGGCAGTTCGATATTGGGTAAATCTGTTGCTCTAGTCTCCTTTACATCCACTGATGTTACTTTATTTAGCAATGACATCTCATCTCTTGCTCCTAGTTTGACCTCCTGTACAATTTGAAGCAATGCCTCCAATTCCGAATGAAGAAACCTGTAGTCTCTTTCATAGAATCCAAGACAAACTTTATTTTGAAGTTCTTTGATTCTATCTTCAACCACTGAAATTCCTTTCATCCATCTAAGCTGTAGATCTTGAACTAAGCGGCCAGAATCAGCACCACAACTTTCACCACCATGATTTTGACAGCTTGATTTCAAAGTTCTTAGTCTTTCACTACAATCTTTGAAATTTGAACATTCTGATTTAAGGACAGAAACCTCTTTTGCCAACTCTTCACTAGAGGATATCTCAGCAGTAAGTAGCTGAGAAAACTTTTCTGTTTCAGAGCCCAATTCATTAGCTTGACTTTGCAGAGTGCTTACCTCCAGCTTAAGCTCAAGAATTGATGATTCCGCCAATTCCAGGCTTGCTCTAAGTCTATTATTCTCCTCATAAGCAATTGCCAATTCATTATCCATTGAGCAGTCTGACGCCCATCCATGAACTGAACTACTACTCTGGGCCATTGCTTGACTGTCAGATTTATTACCTTTCTCCGACTGCATGCCTTGACTATCAGTTTCATGTGCACTTGATGAATCATGCTTTTCGGCGTATAGACTCTCTGAAGTATTGGAAGAGCCATCAAATCCAGCTGTCAAGTCAGCATATTCGTTTAGTTCCACTTCCTCCTCAACAGAAGAGAGTTCTTTAGCCTCTGGTCTGAATCTGACCCTTGAACTAACCTACATCAGAACAAATGGAACCAGAATCAGCAAATGAGATAGAAGCAAATCAAGAAATTTGCAAATcaaacaaagacaaaaaaaaaagatctaatTTCTCATTGTCATGAATGACCAGtaaatttattctatttttctagAACATTTGTTCAAATCGCCAAATTGGCATGGTCAAGTAACAGGCTAAATAAAGCTGGTACTTGCGATTCAGGAGTTTGGCAACTGTACAGAAATTCATGATAATGATCAAAGGTAAGGAAACAATAAGATCATATAGGAAGTCACAGAAGCTTATTTGACCAACAGCAATGTGTTAGGAACTAACAGTTAGGTGGTTCACAAGCCATCACAACATTTATATTTTCGTTTGAAAGATCAAAAAACTCAATCACATCTTCATGCTTGGCTGCTGATAGTTACCTACTCTAAAACTAGAATTGAGACTCTAGATCACCAAATGAAATACAAAGGGATCATCCATCATCAACTGTGTATCAAGAAGACTTTACTGGTGCTAACAATAATCAGACCTTATCGATGTGATCATGGCCAGTCTCTCCTGAAAATAGGACTTTCCCAGTAACAGGGTCATCATTTTTGTTCTCTCCTGACTGCAAACCTCTCTCCCTATGTTCCCTTTGCTGCTCAAATTCTCTGCAAGCAAATGCATCTTCTGTCACTTGCTCATAAGAAAAATCATGTGGCTTTAGATGTTAAGATGTGCTACCTGAATCCTGTTTTAGATGTTAGCAACTGAACTGTGACCTGGAGCAATAACATGcaattaaacaacaaattaaacaaaagtgagaaaaataaataacagaATACATATAAATGAGTAACTATAAATTCAGAACTAATATGTACAAAGAAAAGTAATCATCAAATAGATTTGTGAGGGGAAAAGATTGACTGGTAGATCAGATACCCTACACTCATGCTGATATAATATTATCCTAATATAATGATGTTTATGTTGCAGCTTAATGAGTAGTGAGTGTCAAACTGATGAAGATTAAGTTTGACTAGGTTGACATAGCAGATGATAGGAGTTCTCTTAGGTATGTTACTGGTTCAGCAAGAAAGAAGAAGTAAAGGTTACTGATCCATAGATCCCTATCAAGTTCCATGAGCATCCAAACTGCTCATGTAAAAAGGTATACAGCAATCCAAAAGCAGAAATGTACTTATAGCAGAAGCTCAATATATAGTTCCAAGCAGGTGTTTAGGTGAGTAAGCTACAAAACGTAATATAACTGCAGCTGCTTGAGAGGCATTGGTTTTGCCTAAGAGCAGTTCTTGAATTCTAGAAGATTGGAAATGGTGAAAACAAAAAGGATGTCACTGCAACTAACACAATTAAGGGTGATTATTAATTTCAGGTAGTAAACATGCCAATTGAGAATACTTTTCTTGTATCAACCAAAAACAATTTGTTATAGCACATCATTATGACTTAAAACACAAATCTAGACATATGCTGAAGGTGATCAAGTAGAAGTGCTAGAAGGAGCAATATTTGCCTCACATGTAATATGGTTCCCGCATTGCATCCTTGAAGAGGTAAAGCAACAGCAGAAGGCTTCGATGCTTCAGCATAATCAGCAAGATCAATTGTTGCCTCACCCAGGATACTAGACCGTGAAGAACCCTGAGAGTAGTATCAGATTCAAAGAGAAAACTATTAACAGCATCGAAGAGGAAAATTAATTCACTCAGTACCAAGAGACGGGTTTAAGTTTTTAAAATCTGCATTCATCAGAATTCAGCTGTCAGGAGAGTCAACCAGGAATTCAAGTATAAGCTATCTAGAAACTTTTTCTTCCACTTTTGGTGATAAGGTAAAGCCATATAGAAGCTAAACAGAAAGAAAATATACCATGGAAACCACAAGTTTGTATAGCTTCTCATCAAATTGTTTGGTTTTGACATCTTGAAGAAGCCTTGTCGTTTCATAAATTGGATCAGCCCATTTGCATGTTCCATTTCTTACATTGGCTTTGGTTGTCTTGGCAATTGTTTTTCCAGAGTCAGCAGGGCTAAAAGATATGAATAACTTGTCCCATCCAGTTTGTGGTATCTGTAACACCAAAAGGCAACTTTCAGTCAATGCTTGTTCTATGGCAATGTATACTGGACGCTGGCTTCTGGTTTTAATTTAATCCATCACCAAAAGTACAAGACAGCACAGTGAACTTCGCATCAATTATATGGTTTTCCCGATGgatatattagaaaaatatacGTATTAAATATTAAACACTTTCTTCTAGCAAATGTTTTTGTCCATCGACTAGGTAACTAATACTAGTTACTAAAAAGATAATGATAGGAAGGATTTTGAAGGTTCTGCATCAGCACTAGATAAGTTCAAAGTTATACATAGAGTAGCATACAAGAGCAATCAGGTTATTATTGCTATAATCCTAAGAAATTGGTAAACTCAAGGAGTTGCAGTATGTGCCTCTATCTTGATAAAAGAATCTTTAGGCAttattgaaatttgattttatcTCGTCTTCAGCAAGCATTTAGCAGCCAAGTGTAAAAGCAAATTGCTTCCCATCTACTGAAACAGTCATCACATTCTATACTAAGGTACATCTGTCCATCAGGTATTACTAACTTGAAATAAAAAGAGTTCAATCATACGTGAGTAGCATTAAATTGAAGCCGAAAGACCACTTTCACTTTATTCTTCTCAAGCTTCCACTTAGTGATCCTTGACATTGTTGCATATCCAGTCTAGCATCAGCTACAAACCATCATTTCCCCAAATTCAGATCTCAGTTCACCTGAACAATTTGCCACAGAAGGTAGAAATATCAGAAAAGAAAGCATAACCAATACTCATTCACAGAAAGAAGATGAATGAGTTATTCATAAACCAATTAAACCTTGAAATGGCTTCTGAACATATGATATACATGATCCTCCAgattataaaacaaaatattaccGTCTAGCTTCTACTCCCATTATTTTTAAGCATATTTCTACTGGAATAGAGAAGCCATAGCATTTGAAGGACTCCACATAAGAACTCATTTTAAAACCAAGCTACCTACTTAAAGCCACAATGACATTCATGTTACGTAAGGTAAGGCAAAGTTAAACTAAGTCAAAAGCATGTAAACATTTCCAGTTATTGCATAGTGCAGGCATGACATACAGGGAGATAAGATTTAGCATGGAAGAACCTAGAGGTAAAATTAGGCTGGGAAGAAGCAAGAGGAAGAATTTAGGCCGGGAAGAAGCTACACTGAAACCTGTAAGCTGATTAAGCTGTTAGAGAACTTATTGTAACAACAACCCAATGTAATCTCCACAAGTGAGGTGtgaggagggtagagtgtacacagtacgagatagagaggttgttttcgatagaccaTCATCTTAAACAAAGCAGTTTGAGAACCCATTGTGATCATCTTAATTATAACAGGTCCACAAGATACTGAACCTCAATGAGACACTAACATTGATCCAAGCAGGCAGTCAATTAAAAACTAAACAAGTCTTAAGCTCAGAACAATTCCAAAAAAGATCAGATCTTGAAATTTGCAGCTGAACCTAAGTACAACAATCTCAAGATTGAGCTAAAACCCAGAAATACCTCTTCCAGTTTTGCAGAATGACTTAAGGATCCGGAAACTTCTTCTGATCCAGACCCCTAAATTCTCCACCAAGTATCTCAAAACTTCAAACAGTGCAAACTTTTAAATACCCAACTTTAAACCCCACAAAATGCAAACAAAATATTCCTGCCTGGACCcaagaagaacaaagaaaacCTTAAATATTTCCCAAAGTGAAAAAAGATGAGATCTTTTTCAACAAGACAGCAAGAATGAGAAATGGGAATCTACCATCTCAAAAGTCCAAGAAAACAAAGCTAAGAATAGATAAAATGAAAACAGTGAAGTACTAGTACACAACTGTTTTTTTCACTACAGAAACAAACACTTCACAGTTACAGCAGAGAAATCACACGTCAGCTTCATAGAACAGTAGATTTCATTATTCAAAAGCTCAAACATCacattcaagaaaaataaaaaaacacccATTTCATAAAAATGGAATCTTGAAAAAACAGTGTTTATAGAATTTTCTATTACCTAATTGTAAGATCTGGGGGAACTTAGAAAACAAGGAAAAACCTTGAGAATCTttagaaagaagagaaagggGAGACAGAAAAGACAATGGCTTTAGCGTAAAATAGCAGTAAAATATGGGGATTTAAAGTTTCTGAGTTTTCACCATTGAAATGAGCAGAGAGAGAGAAATGGAGgggttgaaatttgaaatataatgaaaatgagGGGGTTTAAGATTAAAGAAAGAGATATCCCGCCAAAGTATGTAATTTtcagtaattaattttgtatttagtTTACTAATTAAGTATATAGGATTATAGGGTGCTCTTTTTATCTTGttctaaaaaattaaagtgtatCGAAAGTACTAAATTACCCTTAGTCAACA
This genomic window contains:
- the LOC125856848 gene encoding uncharacterized protein LOC125856848; translation: MSRITKWKLEKNKVKVVFRLQFNATHIPQTGWDKLFISFSPADSGKTIAKTTKANVRNGTCKWADPIYETTRLLQDVKTKQFDEKLYKLVVSMGSSRSSILGEATIDLADYAEASKPSAVALPLQGCNAGTILHVTVQLLTSKTGFREFEQQREHRERGLQSGENKNDDPVTGKVLFSGETGHDHIDKVSSRVRFRPEAKELSSVEEEVELNEYADLTAGFDGSSNTSESLYAEKHDSSSAHETDSQGMQSEKGNKSDSQAMAQSSSSVHGWASDCSMDNELAIAYEENNRLRASLELAESSILELKLEVSTLQSQANELGSETEKFSQLLTAEISSSEELAKEVSVLKSECSNFKDCSERLRTLKSSCQNHGGESCGADSGRLVQDLQLRWMKGISVVEDRIKELQNKVCLGFYERDYRFLHSELEALLQIVQEVKLGARDEMSLLNKVTSVDVKETRATDLPNIELPLPGLGLELDLCTPENLLHHIGIPPLVSQGTDSTVAIDAMKAKIFDLVREVDEAKVERENLLRKMDQMECYYEALVQELEENQKQMLAELQNLRNEHSTCLYTISSSKAEMELMQQDMSQRVLQLADERRDLDALNKELERRAATSEAALKRARLNYSIAVDKLQKDLELLSSQVVSMFETNENLIKQAIPEPSQSQFLGYADVVQNLEEYDNTEQLRSKDQHVIARKLTLNGDVLTDDLKRSLCLQEELYRKVEEELGEMHSVNLHLDIFSRVLLETVFEANANAGMMKRDMYELAQHLEASNFNKEQMAIRLQAALEDVHILHEEKASCILRCSDLVLQNQSLEAELVSLSKANCLLTEKVMELEAIMVQHTEAQNRYEACVEENIALSTSLKQELLNNSRLQDEISLLKDDLLTVRANSEGLASSNENLHEDISFVQGKLAGMLVSYEKELSLLCNSSSHELELRDIRGLTMQLEEVQYSVSSKILHLMQEKQNLESEKSVAEVSLNASRSEIICVKQKYKKDIQSMVAKFDVSTALVEKLQVELESVTNKLHLNSEVEEKYAQQNRELLDDLAAFEVELQNLVSKNGDISREIFGLDSIATELEQNDLTISELVQEKEDLMTSLHDKSEEFAKLTSEVSHLRDKLQDELQLERGLKDKLEGSVQNLTLQLNEKDDRLLDLEKQIAELVHFRQLASELEIEKSRLSHLLQKHDEHAAKLQQELSCVSGLEGSVRDLTSQLNEKHDRLLDLEKQNAEMVHFRQLASDLEVEKSRHDQLLQQRSEHIIKLQEEMSCISGLEDSVLGLTSQLNEKNDRLLDLEKQNAELSELVHFRQLASELGVEKSRVDQLLQQRDEHVAKLQEELSCVSGLECSVRDLTSQLNEKHDRLLDLEKQHAELVSFRQLAADFEVEKCRLDQLVLQRDEHVAKLQNDLSCVSGLESSVRDLTSQLNEKNEKLLDLEKQNGDLVHFRQLASELGTEKSRLDHLLQQRSKQMEKLQLEVSYISDLKRHMLEIQEYAIASDVKFTVAMSHCETLNLELVRQLKSSDGSTAELQKRCHDLQANLNQCLASEACSIKENKELLRSLSSVRSDLEASIAQNNVLSDAKYVNTVKLEEYKKEMTILEDSLLETNNHHALEVEKLKSELANAEEELNYLSLCKEELEIMVIVLRGKLDGLHPYRILQENNKDEMVTLQLQCNKLTHKCYELTHKLSEQALKTEEFRNLSIHLKELKDKAEAECLQVREKRESEGPPVAMQESLRIVFIKEQYESKFQELKQQVSISKKHGEDMLLKLQDVLDEIESRKRSEALHLRKNEDLALKILSLESELQSLLSDKREIMKDHDRIKAELECALLSLECCKEEKEKLEITLQERAREYSRIAAELTSTREELMNVTSSVVSKRENGQMSKVELAPNETNVNPSPDATPREDSSDAWNVKETTLFMDDRSEESSSPVKLLLSPDAASVGVHATTGDAPLEGYSPPSNGRHIDFSSEQFGSRNLRSSMEHLHEELERMKRENSLIPEDHYSDQGFEIFQSELAQLHKANEELRSMFPTFKDIAITGNALERVLALEIELAEALKAKNKQSMFQSSFLKQHSDDEAIFKSFRDINELIKEMLEIKEKQVAKENELREMHDRYSQLSLQFAEVEGERQKLKMTLKNVRASRTKLTQLNRSSSSIVDSPS